A single Prevotella sp. E15-22 DNA region contains:
- a CDS encoding glycoside hydrolase family 3 C-terminal domain-containing protein: MKRPFLLSTLAALFVLPLSAQTAALPYQNPKLSAEQRADDLLGRLTLDEKVKLMMDVSPAIDRLNVPQFQWWNEALHGVGRNGYATVFPITMAMAASWDDALLHRAFTAVSDEARVKAQQAKQSGNIRRYQSLSFWTPNINIFRDPRWGRGQETYGEDPFLTSKMGLAVVRGLQGYTYDGKQISDPSPLAPHPYKKLLACAKHFAVHSGPEWNRHTFNVEDLPERDLWETYLPAFKSLVQEGEVAEVMCAYQRIDGQPCCSQTRYEQQILREEWGFKGLITSDCGAIRDFLPRWHNTAKDSPEASAQAVLAGTDVECGSEYRNLPEAVSRGDIKEADLDRSLRRLLIARFELGDFDDDALVSWTKIPASVVASKAHKQLALDMGRKSIVLLKNNGVLPIGSQPVSPSSILVMGPNANDSVMQWGNYSGYPTKTVTALEGIRQQLGNVPYVLGCGLTRNESIESRFGEIKAPLGNQGMQATYYNNTEMTGTPAATVTLTEPVKLSNGGNTVFAPGVNLENFSARLDGTLIPTRDETLIFTVGGDDKIRLLVNGDTLVNMWQARQRIQNGQKELQVKAGQHYRIQIDYVQESGYGALNFDIQHKAAPTPQQLLAQVGDAQTIIFIGGISPRLEGEEMRVSEAGFRGGDRTSIELPQAQRDVLRWLHEAGKKVVFVNCSGGAMAMVPELETCDAILQWWYGGEQGGTALADVLTGRYNPSGKLPVTFYKSTDDLPDFLDYTMKNRTYRYFTGEPLFPFGHGLSYTTFAFSKPIVKVKGDAVALTFTLKNTGRVDGTETAQVYFRRTADKEGPMKTLCGYQQVSLKAGQTRTVTITLPKKQLESWDAQTNTMRFVPGQYQLMVGSSSADSALLKINAKL, translated from the coding sequence ATGAAAAGACCTTTCCTTTTATCGACCTTGGCTGCACTCTTCGTGCTGCCCCTGTCGGCCCAGACAGCAGCCTTGCCGTATCAGAACCCTAAACTCAGTGCCGAGCAGCGTGCCGACGACCTGTTGGGCCGATTGACATTAGACGAGAAAGTGAAGCTAATGATGGACGTGTCGCCTGCCATCGACCGTCTTAACGTGCCGCAGTTCCAATGGTGGAACGAGGCCCTGCATGGTGTGGGTCGCAATGGCTATGCCACCGTATTCCCCATCACCATGGCTATGGCAGCCTCGTGGGACGATGCCCTTCTGCATCGTGCCTTCACGGCTGTCAGCGATGAGGCCCGTGTAAAGGCACAGCAGGCCAAGCAGTCAGGCAACATCCGTCGCTATCAGAGTCTGTCGTTCTGGACCCCTAACATCAACATCTTCCGTGACCCACGCTGGGGCCGTGGCCAGGAGACCTATGGTGAGGACCCGTTCCTTACGTCGAAGATGGGACTGGCCGTGGTACGTGGCCTGCAGGGCTATACCTACGATGGCAAGCAAATCTCCGATCCATCTCCCCTGGCCCCTCATCCCTATAAAAAACTGTTGGCCTGTGCCAAGCACTTCGCCGTGCATAGCGGACCAGAGTGGAACCGCCATACGTTCAATGTGGAGGACCTGCCCGAGCGCGACCTGTGGGAGACCTATCTGCCCGCCTTTAAGTCACTGGTGCAGGAAGGCGAGGTGGCCGAGGTGATGTGCGCCTACCAGCGCATTGACGGTCAGCCCTGTTGCAGTCAAACCCGCTACGAGCAGCAGATACTTCGCGAGGAGTGGGGCTTCAAGGGACTCATCACCAGCGACTGTGGTGCTATTCGCGACTTCCTGCCCCGTTGGCACAACACTGCCAAGGACAGTCCTGAGGCCTCTGCCCAGGCCGTGCTGGCTGGCACCGATGTGGAGTGTGGCTCTGAATACAGAAACCTGCCCGAGGCTGTCAGCCGTGGCGATATCAAGGAGGCCGACCTCGACCGCTCGTTGCGTCGCCTGCTCATCGCCCGCTTCGAGTTGGGCGACTTCGACGATGATGCCCTCGTGTCGTGGACCAAGATTCCTGCCAGTGTGGTGGCTTCGAAAGCGCATAAGCAACTGGCCCTCGACATGGGACGCAAGAGCATCGTGTTGCTGAAGAACAACGGTGTGTTGCCTATAGGTTCTCAACCCGTATCCCCTTCCTCAATCCTTGTCATGGGACCTAATGCCAACGACTCAGTGATGCAGTGGGGCAACTACTCAGGCTATCCCACTAAGACCGTCACTGCCCTCGAGGGCATCCGCCAACAGCTGGGCAATGTGCCTTATGTGCTGGGCTGCGGCTTGACTCGTAACGAAAGCATTGAGAGTCGCTTTGGCGAGATCAAGGCCCCTCTGGGCAACCAGGGCATGCAGGCCACCTATTATAATAATACAGAGATGACAGGCACCCCCGCTGCCACCGTCACCCTCACTGAGCCCGTCAAGTTGAGCAATGGTGGTAACACCGTCTTTGCGCCTGGTGTCAACCTCGAAAACTTCTCGGCACGCCTTGACGGCACCCTCATTCCCACTCGCGATGAGACCCTCATCTTCACTGTTGGTGGCGACGATAAGATACGTTTGCTGGTCAATGGCGACACACTCGTGAACATGTGGCAGGCCCGCCAGCGCATCCAGAACGGTCAGAAGGAACTGCAGGTGAAGGCCGGCCAGCACTATCGCATACAGATTGACTATGTGCAGGAGTCGGGCTATGGTGCCCTCAACTTCGACATCCAGCATAAGGCTGCCCCCACGCCCCAGCAGTTGCTGGCCCAGGTGGGCGATGCCCAGACCATCATCTTCATTGGTGGCATCTCGCCCCGTCTGGAGGGCGAAGAGATGCGCGTCAGCGAAGCAGGTTTCCGTGGTGGCGACCGTACCAGTATCGAACTGCCACAGGCACAGCGCGATGTGCTGCGCTGGCTTCACGAGGCAGGCAAGAAGGTGGTCTTTGTCAACTGCTCTGGTGGTGCCATGGCCATGGTGCCCGAACTTGAAACCTGTGATGCCATCCTTCAGTGGTGGTATGGTGGCGAACAGGGTGGCACGGCCTTGGCCGATGTCCTGACGGGCCGCTATAACCCCAGTGGTAAGTTGCCTGTGACGTTCTATAAGAGTACCGACGACCTGCCCGACTTCCTCGACTACACGATGAAGAATCGCACCTATCGCTATTTCACTGGCGAGCCCCTGTTCCCCTTCGGCCATGGCTTGAGCTACACCACGTTCGCGTTCTCGAAACCCATTGTCAAGGTGAAGGGCGATGCCGTTGCTCTCACTTTCACGTTGAAGAACACTGGCAGGGTGGACGGCACAGAGACTGCCCAGGTCTATTTCCGTCGTACAGCCGATAAGGAAGGTCCGATGAAGACCCTCTGCGGCTATCAGCAGGTGAGTCTGAAGGCAGGCCAGACGCGCACCGTTACCATCACCCTGCCCAAAAAGCAGTTGGAGAGCTGGGATGCTCAGACCAACACCATGCGCTTTGTGCCAGGCCAGTATCAGTTGATGGTAGGCTCGTCGAGTGCCGACAGCGCTCTGTTAAAGATTAATGCAAAACTGTAA
- a CDS encoding iron-containing alcohol dehydrogenase, which yields MKDFNYYAPTEVVFGKKSEEQVAALVKKYGGTKVLVHYGGKSAVKSGLLDKVCNLLKAGGVDYVSLGGVVPNPRLSLAQQGIDLCRKEGVDFILAVGGGSVIDSSKCIGYGVPYEGNVWDFYLGKATPTKMLPIACVLTIPAAGSEMSESSVITNEDGDVKLGYSNNLSRPKFAIMNPCRTFTLPPYQTAAGVTDMMMHTMERYFTKDDDMDLTTDIAEAMLRSMKDAIFAVLKNPEDYRYRAQIMWGGSLMHNGLTGCGVSDDWATHQLEHELSGMFDVTHGAGLAAVWPSWARYVMHENLSRFVRFAVNVMDVPNDFTNPEATALKGIEAMERFYHAIGMPINIKELIGKEISDEEIKEMVRKCSRNYQRTCGCLKVLQAADMETIYKMARG from the coding sequence ATGAAAGACTTTAATTACTATGCACCCACTGAGGTGGTGTTTGGAAAGAAAAGTGAGGAGCAGGTAGCTGCTCTGGTCAAGAAATATGGTGGCACCAAAGTACTGGTACATTATGGCGGAAAGAGTGCCGTGAAGTCGGGACTCCTTGATAAGGTCTGCAACCTGCTCAAAGCGGGTGGGGTAGACTATGTGTCCCTTGGTGGCGTGGTACCCAATCCTCGTTTGTCATTGGCTCAGCAGGGCATCGACCTGTGTCGTAAGGAAGGTGTCGACTTCATCCTTGCCGTGGGAGGTGGCAGTGTGATCGACTCTTCGAAGTGTATTGGCTATGGCGTGCCTTACGAGGGTAATGTGTGGGATTTCTATCTGGGAAAGGCCACACCTACTAAGATGCTGCCCATTGCCTGCGTGCTCACCATCCCTGCTGCAGGTAGCGAGATGAGTGAGTCGAGTGTGATCACCAACGAGGATGGCGACGTGAAACTTGGCTATTCCAATAATCTGTCGCGCCCCAAGTTTGCCATCATGAATCCCTGCAGAACCTTCACACTGCCTCCTTATCAGACGGCTGCTGGCGTCACCGATATGATGATGCACACCATGGAGCGCTATTTCACCAAGGACGACGATATGGACCTGACTACAGACATCGCCGAGGCCATGCTTCGCTCTATGAAAGATGCCATCTTTGCTGTGCTTAAGAATCCTGAGGACTATCGCTATCGTGCACAGATCATGTGGGGTGGCTCGTTGATGCATAATGGTCTGACGGGCTGTGGCGTTAGCGACGACTGGGCTACCCATCAGTTGGAGCACGAGCTCAGTGGTATGTTCGACGTGACCCATGGTGCCGGTCTGGCTGCCGTATGGCCCAGTTGGGCACGCTATGTGATGCACGAGAACCTCTCACGTTTCGTACGTTTCGCTGTCAATGTGATGGATGTGCCCAACGACTTCACCAATCCTGAGGCTACAGCCCTCAAGGGCATTGAGGCCATGGAACGTTTCTATCATGCCATCGGCATGCCAATCAATATCAAGGAACTGATTGGTAAGGAAATCTCCGACGAGGAAATCAAGGAGATGGTACGCAAGTGCAGTCGCAACTATCAGCGCACCTGCGGCTGCTTGAAGGTGCTCCAGGCTGCCGATATGGAGACGATCTATAAGATGGCACGCGGATAA
- a CDS encoding sensor histidine kinase, with protein MTIFQKIRRSFTIQLALWVGGFVVVTSCVVVGLLASFSEDVIRDESIDTTLQALENTALRIDNTLRRTELMARLEGRTLQVDRSLIEQLLEKNGSLKQLRQSLPHAQLFVTMRDSSQLDTYITGAESGYRQLVHDGREMYVFSQSVGDRQFSLAAVCPAEDIYNKYSYMYGVLLEWGIGGVLVLIFILYLVIARHLRPLHILADAAQSIAEGNLETPIPDTRYEHEFARLQSSLKKMQSAQKDYIDEMQQKQVKLNVQHAELKAAYDEAQAYEEKKARFLRDMTDRMVAPVDKVCRSTDTICCDYSQLSKDDMTALNEDIMCGTTEITELLDQLIKDPAGS; from the coding sequence ATGACTATTTTCCAGAAGATTCGCAGATCGTTCACCATACAGCTGGCGCTGTGGGTGGGCGGTTTCGTCGTTGTCACCTCTTGTGTGGTTGTCGGCCTGTTGGCCAGCTTCTCGGAGGATGTCATCCGCGACGAGTCTATTGACACCACACTCCAGGCACTCGAGAACACCGCCCTGCGTATTGACAATACATTGCGAAGGACAGAACTGATGGCACGGTTGGAGGGCAGAACGCTTCAGGTGGACCGCTCACTGATAGAGCAGCTCCTCGAAAAGAATGGGTCCTTGAAACAGTTACGTCAGTCGTTGCCTCATGCACAACTCTTTGTGACCATGCGTGATAGCAGTCAACTGGATACCTATATCACTGGTGCCGAAAGTGGCTATCGCCAGTTGGTGCACGATGGACGCGAAATGTATGTCTTCTCGCAGTCTGTTGGCGACCGTCAGTTCAGTTTGGCAGCCGTCTGCCCAGCCGAGGATATCTATAACAAGTACTCATATATGTATGGCGTGCTGTTGGAGTGGGGCATTGGCGGCGTGTTGGTCCTCATCTTTATCTTGTATCTTGTCATCGCCCGTCATCTTCGTCCGTTGCACATCCTTGCCGATGCTGCCCAGAGTATTGCCGAAGGAAATCTTGAGACGCCTATTCCAGATACGCGCTATGAACACGAATTTGCCCGACTGCAGTCGAGTCTGAAAAAGATGCAGAGCGCGCAGAAGGACTATATTGACGAGATGCAGCAGAAACAGGTGAAGCTGAATGTGCAACACGCAGAACTGAAAGCAGCCTATGACGAGGCGCAGGCTTACGAAGAGAAAAAGGCGAGGTTTCTGCGCGATATGACCGACCGCATGGTGGCACCGGTGGATAAGGTATGCCGAAGCACCGATACCATCTGTTGCGACTACTCACAACTCTCAAAAGACGACATGACAGCCCTGAATGAGGATATCATGTGTGGTACTACGGAGATCACGGAACTGTTAGATCAACTGATTAAAGACCCTGCTGGCTCATGA
- a CDS encoding cache domain-containing protein has product MKRILNHFRRRLSIRLGLLIVLIVTVAFSLLFGNLFYRGKRYIQHAAIERATKLLDNTAERINGIMDETETVTNFMAQTTPRHLSPDSLLVFTRRAIEENSFLTGMAISMEPYYFPEMGRYYSAYSLRYMAYDDDNPIDSITTVREGPFEYFDAVWYKTSRTLGTSSWIDAYDDYNEGTLSSPDILTSYCCPMRNADGHFIGSITASLTLKWLSAAVSDLKPYPNSSAIMIGRNGTYLVHPDTAKLYRETIFSDAAPESRREIEALGKDMLAGHSGMVKTIVDGVPAYIFYRPLERTGWSIAIVCPESDIFARYNKLVHIVWFVVSIGLVLLMLFCYQTVRRAVLPIKQLDKAARRISNGHFDVPLSTNNRHDSLGRLIDSFARMQQSLADNVQNLQHVNAELQQQNEELANAYQLKLETNRRKTAFIQDMYHEIRTPLNIISGFAQVLFASLHALPEEEVNDIMTRMRSSAKDISRLTRELSEVSNTTKTTDTK; this is encoded by the coding sequence ATGAAAAGAATCCTGAATCATTTTCGGCGGCGTCTGTCCATCCGCCTCGGCCTTCTCATTGTCCTTATCGTGACGGTCGCTTTCTCCCTGCTGTTTGGCAATCTCTTCTATCGTGGGAAGCGCTATATCCAGCATGCGGCCATCGAACGTGCCACGAAGTTGCTGGACAATACAGCCGAGCGTATCAATGGCATTATGGACGAAACTGAAACGGTGACAAATTTCATGGCACAGACCACACCACGTCACCTCAGTCCCGACTCACTCCTTGTGTTCACTCGTCGTGCCATCGAGGAGAATTCTTTCCTAACAGGCATGGCCATCTCTATGGAACCCTATTATTTTCCTGAGATGGGACGTTATTACTCGGCCTATTCGCTACGGTATATGGCCTATGATGACGACAACCCCATAGACAGTATCACCACCGTGCGCGAAGGACCGTTCGAGTATTTCGATGCCGTATGGTATAAAACATCGCGTACCTTGGGTACATCCTCGTGGATTGATGCTTATGATGATTATAACGAGGGCACACTGTCCTCGCCCGATATCCTGACGTCGTATTGCTGTCCCATGCGCAATGCCGATGGTCATTTCATTGGTTCCATCACAGCCAGTCTCACGTTGAAATGGCTCAGTGCTGCTGTCAGCGACTTGAAACCCTATCCCAACTCATCGGCCATTATGATTGGTCGCAACGGTACTTACCTTGTCCACCCCGACACGGCAAAGCTCTATCGCGAGACAATCTTCAGTGACGCTGCTCCTGAGTCTCGCCGCGAGATAGAGGCTTTAGGAAAAGATATGCTTGCCGGACATAGTGGCATGGTCAAGACCATTGTCGATGGTGTTCCTGCCTACATCTTCTATCGTCCGTTGGAACGAACAGGTTGGAGTATTGCCATAGTCTGTCCTGAGAGCGATATCTTTGCTCGTTACAACAAGTTAGTGCATATCGTGTGGTTTGTTGTCTCTATCGGTCTTGTGCTGTTGATGCTCTTCTGTTATCAAACGGTACGTCGGGCGGTGCTGCCGATTAAGCAGCTGGATAAGGCAGCCCGTCGTATCTCCAATGGCCATTTTGATGTTCCTCTATCTACGAATAACAGGCACGACAGTCTGGGTCGCCTCATAGATAGTTTTGCCCGCATGCAGCAGTCGCTGGCCGATAATGTGCAGAATTTGCAGCATGTCAATGCAGAACTGCAACAGCAAAATGAGGAGTTGGCCAATGCCTATCAGCTAAAGCTCGAGACCAACCGTCGTAAGACAGCTTTTATCCAGGATATGTATCACGAAATCCGCACGCCTCTGAATATCATTAGTGGTTTTGCACAGGTGCTCTTTGCCAGTCTGCATGCTTTACCCGAAGAAGAGGTGAACGATATCATGACCCGCATGCGCTCCAGTGCAAAGGATATCAGTCGATTGACGCGTGAACTGAGTGAAGTTTCTAATACAACCAAAACAACCGATACAAAATGA
- the ftsZ gene encoding cell division protein FtsZ yields MEDFNKTNEILDFGVPEEKHSIIKVIGVGGGGGNAVNHMYKEGIHDVTFVVCNTDNQALNDSPVPVKLQLGHEGLGAGNRPEKARAAAEESLQDIHNMLNDGTRMAFITAGMGGGTGTGAAPVIARVSKEMDILTVGIVTIPFRFEGNKKIDQALDGVEEMQKHVDALLVINNERLREIYPDLSFLDAFGKADDTLSVAAKSIAEIITLHGTMNLDFNDVKTVLQDGGVAIMSTGYGEGEDRVKKAIDDALNSPLLNDNDIFNSKKILLNISFSHQKDSKDNFMMEEMNYVHEFMDRFGNDFVFKWGVAVDPELGKRVKVTILATGFGIQSIDGMEERLMKQQTREDANRLAEEAEQAAKREERRGHFYGDNAAAKRYKRRPNIYIFGPEDLDNDDVISAVEQTPTYKRTREILASIGNQNVVEDSQPAETAEPQQGVISFV; encoded by the coding sequence ATGGAAGACTTCAATAAGACAAACGAGATACTCGATTTCGGCGTACCCGAAGAGAAGCATAGCATCATCAAGGTCATCGGCGTAGGTGGCGGTGGCGGCAATGCTGTTAACCACATGTATAAGGAAGGTATTCACGATGTAACCTTCGTTGTTTGTAACACCGACAATCAGGCTCTGAACGATTCTCCTGTGCCCGTTAAGTTGCAGCTGGGTCACGAGGGACTTGGTGCAGGCAATCGTCCTGAGAAGGCTCGTGCCGCTGCCGAGGAGAGTCTGCAGGACATCCACAATATGCTGAACGATGGCACCCGCATGGCCTTCATCACCGCTGGTATGGGTGGTGGCACAGGTACAGGCGCAGCGCCTGTCATTGCCCGTGTCTCTAAGGAGATGGACATCCTCACTGTGGGTATCGTCACCATCCCCTTCCGTTTCGAGGGTAATAAGAAGATTGACCAGGCCCTTGATGGTGTGGAAGAGATGCAGAAGCATGTCGATGCCCTATTGGTTATCAACAATGAGCGTCTGCGTGAGATCTATCCCGACCTCTCGTTCCTCGATGCCTTTGGTAAGGCCGACGACACCCTGTCGGTTGCCGCTAAGAGTATTGCTGAGATTATCACCCTTCACGGTACTATGAACCTCGACTTCAACGATGTGAAGACCGTACTTCAGGATGGTGGTGTGGCCATCATGTCAACCGGTTATGGCGAAGGTGAGGACCGTGTGAAGAAGGCTATCGATGATGCCCTCAATTCACCTTTGCTCAATGATAACGATATCTTCAACTCAAAGAAGATTCTGCTCAATATCTCGTTCTCACATCAGAAGGACTCTAAGGACAACTTCATGATGGAAGAGATGAACTATGTTCATGAGTTTATGGACCGCTTTGGCAACGACTTCGTCTTTAAATGGGGTGTTGCTGTCGATCCCGAGTTGGGCAAGCGTGTCAAGGTTACCATCCTGGCCACTGGCTTTGGTATCCAGAGCATCGATGGTATGGAGGAGCGTCTCATGAAGCAGCAGACTCGCGAGGACGCTAACCGCCTGGCCGAGGAGGCTGAGCAGGCTGCCAAGCGCGAGGAGCGTCGTGGTCATTTCTATGGCGACAACGCAGCTGCCAAGCGCTATAAGCGTCGTCCCAATATCTATATCTTCGGTCCCGAGGATTTGGATAACGACGATGTTATCTCTGCTGTAGAGCAAACGCCAACCTACAAACGCACCCGCGAGATTCTGGCCAGCATCGGCAATCAGAATGTGGTAGAGGACTCTCAGCCCGCCGAGACTGCCGAGCCTCAGCAAGGTGTTATTAGCTTTGTGTAA
- a CDS encoding esterase, producing MKRLIVFASCCLMALGSMAQQQLGQRPRVKSPIVNADGSVTFNFYDPTAQRVSINGDFKEISSQRLEMNKQDNGVWTVTTSPLNPELYSYSISVDGQRFVDPANSYVNRDISTLSNIFIVSKSNDDKGHLYQVNNVPHGTLSRVWYDSPTLGQQRRMTVYLPAAYDGKKRFPVMYLLHGHGGDETAWADLGRASQIMDNLIAEGKCVPMIVVMPNGNPTCNAAPGWWHEGMYTPDGNAFNQRGAKATMEESFMDIVRFVDSHYQTIAKRSGRAVTGLSMGGGHTFGISRLYPDTFDYYGLQSAATRMAFGGSDSQAKFDEQMARLFNSKPKLYWIAIGKEDFLMQMNKDLRKYLDQKGYPYEYYENDGGHIWRNWRIYLTMFAQKIFK from the coding sequence ATGAAAAGATTAATCGTATTTGCCAGTTGCTGTCTGATGGCTTTGGGTAGCATGGCGCAGCAGCAGTTGGGACAACGTCCCAGAGTGAAATCACCTATCGTGAATGCCGATGGTTCGGTGACGTTCAATTTCTACGACCCCACGGCACAGCGGGTGAGCATCAATGGCGATTTCAAGGAAATCAGCAGCCAGCGCTTAGAGATGAACAAGCAGGACAATGGTGTGTGGACGGTAACCACCTCGCCGCTTAATCCTGAACTCTACTCCTATAGCATTTCCGTGGATGGCCAGCGTTTTGTCGACCCCGCCAACAGCTATGTAAACCGCGACATCTCTACGCTGAGTAATATCTTCATCGTTTCGAAGTCGAACGATGATAAAGGTCATCTTTATCAGGTGAATAATGTGCCTCATGGCACTCTCTCCAGAGTCTGGTACGACAGTCCTACACTGGGCCAGCAGCGCCGCATGACCGTCTATCTCCCTGCAGCCTATGATGGCAAGAAGCGTTTCCCCGTGATGTACCTGCTGCATGGACATGGTGGCGATGAGACAGCTTGGGCCGACCTGGGCCGAGCCTCTCAGATTATGGACAACCTCATTGCCGAGGGAAAATGCGTACCTATGATTGTGGTGATGCCTAATGGTAATCCTACGTGCAATGCCGCTCCCGGTTGGTGGCACGAGGGCATGTATACGCCCGATGGCAATGCATTCAACCAGCGTGGTGCCAAGGCCACCATGGAAGAGAGTTTTATGGATATCGTCCGTTTCGTTGACTCGCATTATCAGACCATTGCCAAACGCTCAGGTCGTGCCGTTACAGGACTCTCAATGGGTGGTGGTCATACCTTTGGCATCTCTCGTCTCTATCCCGATACCTTCGACTATTACGGCCTGCAGTCAGCAGCCACACGGATGGCCTTTGGCGGTTCCGACAGTCAGGCGAAGTTTGACGAGCAGATGGCCCGTCTGTTCAACTCAAAGCCAAAGCTCTATTGGATTGCCATCGGCAAGGAAGATTTCCTCATGCAGATGAACAAAGACCTGAGGAAATACCTCGACCAGAAGGGCTATCCCTATGAGTATTACGAGAACGACGGTGGCCACATCTGGCGCAACTGGCGCATTTATCTGACAATGTTTGCACAAAAGATATTCAAATAA